One genomic segment of Vibrio agarivorans includes these proteins:
- a CDS encoding AbiV family abortive infection protein, whose amino-acid sequence MEKLDGLSKYKFEKIAVESLHNALRLLNDSILLFEHGSYPSSFQLAVLSLEEFSKASWVEHYYYTALTNEGFMPEDIEQQWLKLLFNHPKKQTHFISRDLFEFSPKFVKKIEEKEIEVKKQKATYVGLSRIKGKVDVDSRVSIPIKVTSENDAKQFISLMVGEFRDINEKIALNDMYWDIPDMDLITQGPLFDRVLAWPFESGLKGKRWYEEWKKKL is encoded by the coding sequence ATGGAAAAATTAGACGGATTGAGCAAGTACAAGTTTGAGAAAATAGCGGTAGAGTCTTTACACAATGCTCTCAGACTCTTAAATGACTCAATATTACTATTCGAACATGGTTCATATCCATCCAGTTTTCAGTTAGCGGTACTTTCACTGGAAGAGTTTTCAAAAGCTAGTTGGGTTGAACACTATTATTACACAGCACTAACGAATGAAGGGTTCATGCCTGAAGACATTGAACAACAGTGGTTAAAGTTACTTTTCAATCACCCCAAAAAGCAAACTCATTTTATAAGTCGTGATTTATTTGAGTTTTCACCGAAGTTTGTAAAGAAGATTGAAGAGAAAGAGATTGAAGTAAAGAAGCAAAAGGCAACTTACGTTGGCTTAAGCAGGATTAAAGGTAAAGTCGATGTTGATAGCAGAGTGTCTATACCTATAAAAGTGACCTCTGAGAATGATGCAAAGCAATTTATTTCACTTATGGTTGGTGAGTTTAGGGATATAAATGAGAAAATTGCTCTAAATGACATGTATTGGGATATTCCTGATATGGATTTGATAACGCAAGGCCCCTTGTTCGATAGAGTTTTGGCATGGCCGTTTGAGAGTGGCTTGAAGGGTAAGCGTTGGTATGAGGAGTGGAAGAAGAAATTGTGA